One window from the genome of Elaeis guineensis isolate ETL-2024a chromosome 5, EG11, whole genome shotgun sequence encodes:
- the LOC105034052 gene encoding uncharacterized protein yields the protein MSIEDSTNFLKARTCVLKVNIHCDGCKKKVKKLLHKIEGVYLTYIDAEQGKVTVSGNVDPAILLKKLNKAGKHAELWGSKSGKNYHLSDQLQKLQLEDGKGQQKGNGKPQKGGGGGGGGSGKDPKGQQPTPQQQMKGLQEMKLPQLKGLKLPFQKDQKSVEFDHPPEYDVDEETEGDEDEESDDLDDDEDFDDMDSFDDDFDYDPKIMKPVIVQPYGNGMAHDKKGGGGKGGDGGGKGGDGGGAVEIPVQNKAMGGNNGHGGGKKGGGGGNQNQNQVGGGKNGGGPQDGKNGGGNNNKGAPNGNGNSGNNANGDNPANGGKKGGGKNDVLGGTQPMGSTNMMGQGLIQGMHLGRMGNMQPAPVSNLGNIPAGAAVQGLPAGAVPPGYLQGGMVAPEMIAAAANPYQQQYMAAMMQQQRMMMNGHGGGATYPPPPAYGYGMPLYTPMAPPHGESYTNFFSDENPNSCSIM from the exons ATGAGTATAGAAGATAGCACTAACTTCCTCAAGGCACGG ACATGTGTTCTCAAAGTGAACATACACTGTGATGGatgcaagaagaaggtgaagaaactGCTTCATAAGATTGAGG GGGTCTACTTGACCTACATAGATGCAGAGCAGGGGAAGGTGACTGTCTCAGGCAATGTTGATCCTGCCATCCTTCTAAAAAAGCTAAACAAGGCTGGCAAGCATGCAGAGCTCTGGGGCTCAAAGAGTGGAAAGAACTACCACCTCAGCGACCAGCTTCAAAAGCTCCAGCTTGAGGATGGGAAAGGGCAGCAGAAAGGCAATGGCAAGCCCCAAAAGggtggtggaggaggaggaggtggtagTGGGAAAGACCCGAAGGGCCAGCAACCAACTCCACAGCAGCAGATGAAAGGTCTCCAAGAAATGAAGCTCCCCCAGCTGAAGGGCCTGAAACTCCCCTTCCAAAAGGATCAGAAGTCCGTCGAGTTCGACCATCCTCCCGAGTATGATGTCGATGAGGAGACCGAGGGCGATGAGGACGAGGAGTCGGATGACTTAGATGATGATGAGGACTTCGATGACATGGATAGCTTCGACGACGACTTCGATTATGATCCCAAGATTATGAAACCAGTGATTGTTCAGCCCTATGGGAATGGGATGGCTCATGATAAGAAGGGTGGTGGTGGTAAAGGTGGTGATGGTGGTGGTAAAGGTGGTGATGGTGGTGGTGCAGTAGAAATTCCAGTGCAAAACAAGGCTATGGGTGGTAATAATGGGCATGGGGGTGGTAAGAAGGGTGGTGGTGGGGGAAACCAAAACCAAAACCAGGTTGGTGGTGGTAAAAATGGTGGTGGGCCCCAAGATGGTAAAAATGGAGGGGGGAACAATAACAAGGGGGCTCCCAATGGCAACGGCAATAGTGGGAATAATGCTAATGGCGATAACCCAGCCAACGGAGGGAAGAAGGGAGGTGGGAAGAATGATGTGTTGGGAGGGACCCAGCCAATGGGCAGCACCAACATGATGGGCCAGGGATTAATCCAAGGCATGCATCTGGGTCGGATGGGCAACATGCAGCCTGCCCCAGTGAGCAATTTGGGGAATATTCCGGCCGGTGCTGCAGTTCAGGGCCTCCCGGCCGGTGCGGTGCCCCCCGGGTACTTGCAGGGAGGCATGGTGGCACCAGAGATGATTGCTGCTGCTGCCAACCCCTACCAGCAGCAGTACATGGCAGCCATGATGCAGCAGCAGAGGATGATGATGAATGGCCACGGCGGCGGCGCCACCTACCCACCACCGCCGGCATATGGTTATGGGATGCCCCTATACACACCGATGGCGCCGCCTCATGGGGAATCATACACCAACTTCTTCAGTGATGAGAACCCCAATAGCTGCTCAATTATGTGA